A section of the Glandiceps talaboti chromosome 8, keGlaTala1.1, whole genome shotgun sequence genome encodes:
- the LOC144438912 gene encoding methylmalonic aciduria type A protein, mitochondrial-like, with amino-acid sequence MMRISPRLTLLIGHCLKYQHRLNLVTKQVLPSNTCIYCTRYISLQTKREETSTVNGDSLDEKLVSKLYKGVITGKRASLAEAITLVESTNKRKRAHAERLLSEVLGYLKKKEQHNGGKPVSFRAGLTGPPGAGKSSFIECFGKYLTSKGHRVAVLAVDPSSSSTGGSLLGDKTRMIELSRDKNAYIRPSPTSGTLGGVTRSTNEAILLCEAAGYDTVLVETVGVGQSEYAVADMVDMFVLLIPPAAGDELQGIKKGIVEMADLIAVNKADGDLYIPAKRIQMEYISAVKLLRKKSVNWTPKVLRVSSTKNEGIPEIWDNMCEFRRIIVGSGEMMKRRAKQHRIWMWNHIQDRIIVMFKSHPSVKPEIQPLEDKVAKGVMTPGLAADILMKQFVEATQSERNNEH; translated from the exons ATGATGAGGATTTCTCCTAGATTGACCCTGTTAATAGGACACTGTCTCAAGTATCAACATAGATTGAATTTGGTAACAAAGCAAGTACTGCCttctaatacatgtatctactgcACACGATATATCAGCTTACAAACAAAACGTGAGGAGACATCTACAGTAAATGGGGACTCACTTGATGAGAAGCTTGTGTCTAAACTGTACAAAGGAGTTATAACTGGAAAGAGAGCTAGTCTTGCGGAGGCTATAACATTGGTGGAAAgtacaaataaaagaaaacgtGCCCATGCAGAGAGATTGTTGTCAGAAGTGCTAGGATACCTTAAAAAGAAAGAACAACATAATGGTGGTAAACCAGTATCTTTCAGAGCAG gtttaACAGGTCCTCCCGGTGCAGGGAAATCATCCTTCATAGaatgttttggtaaatatttaaCATCAAAAGGACACAGGGTGGCAGTATTAGCTGTGGATCCTTCTTCATCGTCCACTGGAG GATCTCTTCTTGGTGATAAAACCCGCATGATAGAGCTATCCCGTGATAAGAATGCCTACATTAGACCATCACCTACAAGTGGTACATTAGGTGGAGTAACTAGAAGCACAAACGAAGCTATCTTGTTATGTGAAGCTGCTGGCTATGATACTGTTCTTGTAGAAACAGTTG GTGTTGGTCAGTCTGAGTATGCTGTGGCTGATATGGTAGACATGTTTGTTTTACTGATACCACCAGCTGCTGGTGATGAGCTGCAAGGTATCAAGAAAGGAATCGTTGAAATGGCAGACCTTATAGCTGTCAATAAAGCAGATGGAGACCTCTACATACCAGCCAAACGAATCCAAATGGAGTACATAAGTGCTGTTAAACTGCTAAGAAAGAAATCTGTTAATTGGACCCCTAAG GTGCTAAGGGTGTCATCCACAAAGAATGAAGGCATTCCAGAAATATGGGACAATATGTGTGAATTTCGCCGTATTATAGTTGGTAGCGGTGAAATGATGAAAAGACGAGCAAAACAGCATCGTATCTGGATGTGGAACCATATACAAGATCGCATTATAGTCATGTTCAAAAGTCATCCAAGCGTCAAACCTGAAATTCAACCATTGGAAGATAAAGTTGCCAAAGGGGTCATGACCCCTGGCCTAGCAGCTGATATTCTCATGAAACAATTTGTTGAAGCCACTCAAAGTGAGAGGAACAATGAACATTAA
- the LOC144438911 gene encoding putative aarF domain-containing protein kinase 2 yields the protein MIYARIICHPSLPRFIGRPWSNFVHVLKTTTKRQQPSVVFRKDSTVKVSQKLTGFLFALPICVVGGVCFHRDKFVVLCTDVQLCKDNAKLEVRTKQTNVFVRSYQRLYKYLTLYFRLVRLTITFLPVFCLYPLASLFPLFHSKWLHLLLYAVEISGPTFIKLGQWASTRRDIFSSEFCDCFSKLHHHAPPHSWFYTKRKLEKAFGKKWREIFVKIDNNRKAIKSGCIGQVYKGYMKPEKIADESLLEELLEELEESDAPDFFEGLEILGFGRLFGTWDKELDQAEKERIALKREKGTVAYEEKCQQNGESDRVSGNCEEVGQTCGQVSTGEGVGQFESQSSEAGLEQCGAEDSEVELGQYGAEAAGITKLNYPHVPRDQTNDSQQLKETPSDDDLEGLIPVAIKVRHPRVYRCVSRDMKLLYFVASVLSYLPGLKWLSLREIVEEFDELLKNQVDLRVEAKNLDIFNENFSEVSCIKFPKPIRPYVKKDIIVETFEEGECITKYILDNDDKTTGNCTELRQKLAEVGVDALLKMVFVDNFVHADLHPGNILVQGSCEFNPEEQTKLTLVDVCDTVIINVKPVECPIKLIFLDTGIVSTLAELDRQSFQDVFTAVVLGDGKRVAELFLHHTKSHQCEDVEKFKEDMSTLVSSVTKDTLNLGKIQVGILMHDVFNILRQHKVKLESNFASMLLAIMVLEGLGRSLNPKLDIMQSARAVLLPTL from the exons ATGATATATGCTCGTATTATCTGTCATCCATCACTACCCAGGTTTATTGGCAGACCTTGGTCCAACTTTGTGCACGTACTGAAGACTACAACTAAACGACAACAACCTAGTGTTGTATTTAGGAAGGATAGCACAGTGAAAGTTAGTCAAAAGTTGACCGGGTTTCTGTTTGCTCTACCTATCTGTGTTGTTGGCGGAGTGTGTTTTCACAGAGACAAATTTGTAGTACTTTGTACAGATGTACAGTTATGCAAGGACAATGCTAAACTAGAAGTAAGAACAAAACAGACAAATGTGTTTGTGAGAAGTTATCAAAggttatataaatatttaacGTTGTACTTCAGACTTGTTAGGTTAACTATTACATTTTTACCAGTATTTTGCCTCTACCCTTTGGCGTCACTGTTCCCATTGTTTCATAGTAAATGGTTACATTTACTGCTATATGCTGTAGAAATTTCTGGACCAACTTTCATTAAGTTAGGACAGTGGGCTAGTACACGCAGAGACATATTCTCCTCAGAGTTCTGTGATTGCTTTTCTAAGCTGCACCATCATGCACCGCCCCATTCGTGGTTTTACACCAAAAGGAAATTAGAAAAGGCATTTGGAAAGAAGTGGAgggaaatatttgtgaaaattgaTAATAACAGAAAGGCTATAAAGTCAGGATGTATAGGGCAAGTTTATAAAGGATATATGAAACCTGAGAAAATTGCTGATGAAAGCTTACTGGAAGAATTATTGGAGGAATTAGAGGAGTCAGATGCACCAGACTTTTTTGAAG GACTGGAGATCCTTGGGTTCGGCCGGCTGTTTGGCACATGGGACAAGGAGTTAGATCAGGCTGAGAAGGAAAGGATTGCTCTGAAAAGGGAAAAAGGAACAGTTGCGTATGAAGAAAAATGTCAACAGAATGGGGAATCTGATCGAGTGTCTGGTAACTGTGAAGAAGTTGGGCAGACATGTGGACAAGTTTCTACTGGTGAAGGAGTGGGGCAGTTTGAATCACAGAGTTCTGAGGCAGGATTGGAGCAGTGTGGGGCTGAAGATTCTGAGGTTGAACTGGGACAGTATGGAGCTGAAGCGGCTGGAATAACAAAACTCAATTATCCACATGTACCAAGAGACCAGACTAATGACTCACAGCAGTTGAAAG AAACCCCTAGTGACGATGACTTGGAAGGCCTGATCCCAGTTGCTATTAAG GTGCGCCATCCAAGGGTATATAGATGTGTATCCAGAGATATGAAACTTTTGTATTTTGTGGCAAGTGTTCTAAGCTACCTTCCTGGATTAAAATGGCTGAGTTTGAGAGAAATAGTGGAGGAATTTGATGAGCTTCTGAAAAATCAG GTTGACCTCAGAGTTGAAGCGAAAAACTTGGATATATTCAATGAGAATTTCAGTGAGGTGTCATGTATCAAATTTCCCAAACCAATCAGACCATATGTTAAGAAGGATATCATAGTGGAAACATTTGAG GAAGGCGAATGCATAACAAAGTACATCCTAGATAATGATGATAAAACTACAGGTAACTGTACTGAGCTAAGACAGAAGCTTGCTGAAGTAGGAGTGGACgcattactgaaaatg GTTTTCGTTGACAACTTTGTTCATGCAGATCTGCATCCCGGTAACATTCTTGTCCAAGGTAGTTGTGAGTTCAACCCCGAGGAACAGACTAAACTAACTCTTGTTGATGTTTGTGATACTGTTATCATCAATGTCAAACCTGTGGAGTGTCCTATCAAGTTGATCTTCCTGGATACTGGAATCGTCAGCACTCTAGCAGAATTAGACAGACAGAGTTTTCAAGATGTTTTTACAGCTGTGGTACTAGGGGAT GGTAAGAGAGTTGCTGAGCTGTTTTTGCACCACACAAAGTCCCACCAATGTGAAGATGTAGAGAAGTTCAAAGAGGATATGTCAACTTTAGTTAGCAGTGTGACTAAAGATACATTAAATCTTGGAAAG ATTCAAGTTGGTATACTCATGCATGATGTGTTCAACATACTACGACAACACAAG GTGAAATTAGAGAGTAACTTTGCTTCAATGTTGTTGGCCATCATGGTACTAGAGGGTCTAGGTAGATCTCTCAATCCCAAGCTTGATATTATGCAGTCAGCCAGGGCAGTCTTACTACCAACACTGTAA